The following coding sequences lie in one Megalodesulfovibrio gigas DSM 1382 = ATCC 19364 genomic window:
- the mraY gene encoding phospho-N-acetylmuramoyl-pentapeptide-transferase, which produces MLYHLLFPLHTEYSFFYVFRYISFRSIWAMLTALVVTIMIGPLFIRWLKRIKFGQYIQEDGVKAHMEKAGTPTMGGLLMIAGVAASVLLWGDLTNHYLWLCLLVFIGYGVVGFVDDYAKIRKKKNMGLSARAKFMLQVGIAGLAMAALIYEPAYDTRLTVPFFKEFTPDLGLLYLPFAIFVMVGCSNGVNLTDGLDGLAIGPSIVAWVCFAVFVYVAGNKLASNYLYVSYIPGVGEATIFCGALIGAGLGFLWFNAYPAQVFMGDVGSLSIGGALGFVAVLAKQELVLLIVGGLFVVETLSVILQVGWFKVSGGKRIFKMAPLHHHFELQGIPESKIIIRFWIMSILLGFAALSTLKLR; this is translated from the coding sequence ATGTTGTACCATCTGCTCTTCCCGTTGCACACGGAATACAGCTTCTTTTATGTGTTCCGGTACATCTCCTTTCGCTCCATCTGGGCCATGCTCACGGCGCTGGTGGTGACGATCATGATCGGCCCGCTGTTCATCCGCTGGCTCAAGCGCATCAAGTTCGGCCAGTACATCCAGGAAGACGGCGTCAAAGCCCACATGGAAAAGGCCGGTACGCCCACCATGGGCGGCCTGCTGATGATTGCCGGCGTGGCCGCCTCTGTGCTGCTCTGGGGCGATTTGACCAACCATTACCTGTGGCTGTGCCTGCTGGTGTTCATCGGCTACGGGGTGGTGGGGTTTGTGGACGATTACGCCAAGATCCGCAAAAAGAAGAACATGGGCCTGAGTGCCCGGGCCAAGTTCATGCTGCAGGTGGGCATCGCCGGGCTGGCCATGGCGGCCCTCATTTACGAGCCGGCCTATGACACCCGCCTCACCGTGCCGTTCTTCAAGGAATTCACGCCAGACCTGGGACTTTTGTACCTGCCCTTCGCCATCTTCGTCATGGTGGGCTGCTCCAACGGCGTGAATCTTACCGACGGGTTGGACGGCCTGGCCATCGGCCCGTCCATCGTCGCCTGGGTCTGCTTTGCGGTGTTCGTGTACGTGGCTGGGAACAAGCTGGCATCTAACTATCTGTATGTGTCCTACATCCCGGGCGTGGGCGAGGCGACCATCTTCTGCGGTGCGCTCATCGGCGCGGGGCTGGGCTTTTTGTGGTTCAACGCCTACCCCGCCCAGGTGTTCATGGGCGATGTGGGGTCCCTCTCCATCGGCGGGGCGCTGGGCTTCGTGGCCGTGCTGGCCAAGCAGGAGCTGGTGCTGCTGATTGTGGGCGGCCTCTTTGTGGTGGAGACCCTTTCCGTGATTCTGCAGGTGGGATGGTTCAAGGTGAGTGGCGGCAAACGCATCTTCAAGATGGCGCCGTTGCATCATCACTTCGAGTTGCAGGGGATCCCGGAATCCAAGATCATCATCCGCTTCTGGATCATGTCCATTCTGCTGGGCTTTGCGGCCCTGTCCACCCTCAAGCTGCGGTGA
- a CDS encoding cell division protein FtsQ/DivIB, with product MSTSYATSCSKLQIKRAAGSNRYRRDSSSRRLELPGARSGVWQWGVSLLLWPLFIIAASCACLLLYRYATSHEYFTLREIEVSGNRRLTSAEIMQAGGVHLGMNTLDLAMHDVRARLLGNPWVESAKVARELPSTFRLSVVEREPRWWVQQEGGLFYADEQGRIIAPVEPRGFISLPLIRLENADSSLLAVLNRLQQMAEAKRLPFTMQEVGWVRLSQGGGVELHLEAANITIAMEHQGLMDQVARLRAVWDDLTQRGELEQVAALRLTGEKLWVERTMQAAVGAKPATESKPATTTKGAQTSKKPARS from the coding sequence ATGAGCACTTCGTACGCCACATCGTGCAGCAAACTGCAGATTAAGCGCGCCGCCGGGAGCAATCGCTACCGCCGGGACTCTTCCTCGCGTCGGCTGGAACTGCCGGGGGCCAGATCCGGGGTGTGGCAATGGGGCGTGAGCCTGCTGCTGTGGCCGCTGTTCATCATTGCCGCCAGCTGCGCCTGCTTGCTGCTGTACCGGTATGCGACATCCCATGAATATTTTACCCTGCGGGAGATCGAAGTCAGCGGCAACCGCCGGCTGACCTCCGCCGAAATCATGCAGGCCGGCGGCGTGCACCTGGGCATGAACACCCTGGATCTGGCCATGCACGATGTGCGCGCCAGGCTGCTGGGAAATCCATGGGTGGAATCCGCCAAGGTGGCCCGGGAGCTGCCGTCCACCTTCCGCCTGAGCGTGGTGGAGCGCGAGCCGCGCTGGTGGGTGCAGCAGGAAGGCGGCTTGTTTTATGCGGACGAGCAGGGTCGCATCATCGCGCCGGTGGAGCCGCGGGGCTTTATTTCCCTGCCGCTCATCCGGTTGGAAAACGCGGACAGCTCCCTGCTGGCCGTTCTGAACCGGCTGCAGCAGATGGCTGAAGCCAAGCGCCTGCCATTCACCATGCAGGAGGTGGGCTGGGTGCGGCTTTCCCAGGGTGGCGGTGTGGAACTGCATCTGGAGGCTGCGAACATCACCATTGCCATGGAGCATCAGGGGCTGATGGATCAGGTGGCCCGGCTGCGCGCCGTGTGGGATGATCTGACCCAGCGCGGCGAGTTGGAACAGGTGGCTGCCCTGCGTCTGACTGGTGAAAAACTGTGGGTGGAGCGCACCATGCAGGCGGCTGTCGGGGCCAAGCCGGCCACGGAATCCAAGCCGGCCACCACAACCAAGGGCGCCCAGACGTCCAAAAAGCCCGCCAGGTCCTGA
- the ftsW gene encoding putative lipid II flippase FtsW, with protein MDADWLGRMDFLLLGLTLLLTLFGLVMVLSASGVMASRQFGGAYHFFMRQSVFAVAGLVLMSVLAAVPIKRVYAMTYPLLVLTTVLLVLVIASPLGVQVNGASRWIKLGFFNFQPMEMAKIALVLYLAWFFSEKQDLVGRFSVGVVPPFVVTGIFAGLMLLQPDFGGAAMMTMLLFLICLVGGTRFVYLVGSVALAGMAGWTLIVNSPYRWKRFTAFLDPFADARDTGYQLVQSMYAFGSGGTFGAGLGASKQKLFFLPEAHNDFIMAVVGEELGFVGVTAVFLVMGLLCWRAFHIAMTLDDLRDRLTAYGVTLIITLGAVLNMAVVLGSAPPKGVPMPFLSYGGSSLLGSMVCVGLLLNLSRQPRGNRPLGSLGGGR; from the coding sequence ATGGACGCAGACTGGTTGGGCCGCATGGATTTTCTGCTCCTGGGGCTGACCCTGCTGCTGACCCTTTTTGGTCTGGTGATGGTGCTTTCCGCCAGCGGGGTCATGGCTTCGCGGCAGTTCGGCGGAGCGTATCACTTTTTCATGCGGCAAAGTGTGTTCGCCGTGGCCGGGCTGGTGCTCATGAGCGTGCTGGCCGCCGTGCCCATCAAGCGGGTGTACGCCATGACATACCCGTTGCTGGTGCTCACCACGGTGCTGCTGGTGCTGGTCATCGCCTCGCCCCTGGGGGTGCAGGTCAATGGGGCCTCGCGCTGGATCAAGCTGGGATTCTTCAACTTCCAGCCCATGGAGATGGCCAAGATCGCCCTGGTGCTGTATCTGGCGTGGTTCTTTTCGGAAAAGCAGGATCTGGTGGGCCGCTTCAGCGTGGGAGTGGTGCCGCCCTTTGTGGTCACCGGCATTTTCGCGGGACTCATGCTCCTGCAGCCGGACTTTGGCGGCGCCGCCATGATGACCATGCTGCTGTTCCTCATCTGTCTGGTGGGTGGGACGCGGTTCGTGTATCTGGTGGGTTCCGTGGCCCTGGCCGGGATGGCCGGATGGACGCTGATCGTCAATTCGCCATACCGCTGGAAACGCTTCACCGCCTTCCTGGATCCCTTTGCCGATGCACGGGATACGGGCTACCAGCTGGTGCAGTCCATGTACGCGTTCGGCTCTGGGGGCACCTTCGGCGCGGGCCTGGGCGCGTCCAAGCAGAAGCTGTTCTTCCTGCCCGAAGCCCACAACGACTTCATCATGGCCGTGGTGGGCGAGGAGTTGGGATTCGTGGGCGTGACCGCCGTGTTTCTGGTCATGGGGCTGCTGTGCTGGCGCGCCTTCCACATCGCCATGACCCTGGACGACCTGCGCGACCGCCTGACCGCCTATGGGGTGACGCTGATCATCACCCTGGGCGCCGTGCTGAACATGGCCGTGGTGCTCGGTTCCGCCCCGCCCAAGGGCGTGCCCATGCCGTTTTTGAGCTATGGCGGCTCCTCGCTGCTGGGATCCATGGTCTGCGTGGGACTGCTGCTGAATCTCTCCCGTCAGCCGCGGGGCAACCGGCCGTTGGGCAGCCTGGGAGGTGGACGTTGA
- the murG gene encoding undecaprenyldiphospho-muramoylpentapeptide beta-N-acetylglucosaminyltransferase produces the protein MALERLILTTGGTGGHIFPALAVAEALRRNRPQARVLFVGGKSGPEGRLCQRAGIEFLALPVRGVVGRGLRAVGAMAALASAFVQAVRLVRSFRPQVVAGFGGYASFPAMAAAAVLGVPTVLHEQNSVPGVSNRLLGRLARAVLLSFPDALQRFPAATATLTGNPVRQNIAALQALPRANSGERRLLVLGGSQGAVAVNDAVIAALPRFKAAGMAILHQAGERDADRVRAAYIAAGWPADCVHAFIDDMAAAYAWADLAVCRAGASTVFELAAAGLPAVCIPFPFATHNHQAVNARHLEQAGAALCLEQQELSRRDLAGEIIALLDNPERLAAMGQAARAWARPEAAADIAAVLDRLAAPARKTA, from the coding sequence ATGGCGCTGGAACGGCTCATCCTCACCACCGGCGGCACGGGCGGGCACATTTTCCCGGCCCTGGCCGTGGCCGAAGCCCTGCGCCGGAACCGGCCGCAGGCGAGGGTGTTGTTCGTGGGCGGGAAAAGCGGCCCCGAGGGGCGGCTGTGCCAGCGGGCGGGCATCGAATTTCTGGCCCTGCCGGTGCGCGGGGTCGTCGGCCGGGGGCTGCGGGCCGTGGGCGCCATGGCTGCGCTGGCGAGCGCTTTTGTCCAGGCCGTGCGGCTGGTGCGATCTTTCCGGCCGCAGGTGGTGGCCGGCTTCGGCGGGTATGCGTCCTTCCCGGCCATGGCCGCCGCCGCCGTGCTGGGCGTGCCCACGGTGCTGCACGAACAGAACAGCGTGCCCGGCGTGAGCAACCGGCTGCTGGGCCGGCTGGCCCGGGCGGTGCTGCTGTCTTTTCCGGATGCATTGCAGCGGTTTCCCGCTGCCACCGCCACCCTCACGGGCAATCCGGTGCGCCAGAACATCGCCGCCCTGCAGGCCCTGCCGCGGGCGAATTCCGGCGAGCGTCGTCTGTTGGTCCTCGGTGGCAGCCAGGGGGCCGTGGCGGTGAACGACGCCGTCATTGCCGCCCTGCCGCGGTTCAAGGCCGCCGGCATGGCCATCCTGCATCAGGCCGGGGAACGAGACGCCGACCGGGTGCGCGCGGCCTACATCGCCGCGGGCTGGCCGGCAGACTGCGTCCATGCGTTCATCGACGACATGGCCGCCGCCTATGCCTGGGCCGATCTGGCCGTGTGCCGGGCCGGCGCGTCCACGGTGTTCGAGCTGGCCGCAGCCGGACTGCCGGCGGTGTGCATCCCGTTCCCCTTTGCCACGCACAATCATCAGGCCGTGAATGCCCGGCATCTGGAGCAGGCCGGCGCGGCGCTGTGCCTGGAGCAGCAGGAGCTTTCCCGGCGTGATCTGGCCGGCGAGATCATCGCCCTTCTCGACAACCCTGAACGGCTGGCCGCCATGGGCCAGGCCGCGCGCGCCTGGGCCCGCCCCGAGGCTGCGGCAGACATCGCCGCCGTCCTGGACCGCCTGGCAGCGCCGGCAAGGAAGACTGCATGA
- the murC gene encoding UDP-N-acetylmuramate--L-alanine ligase: MRTRVRRMHMLGIGGAGMSGIAEVLLNLGYTVSGSDLSDGPVIQRLRELGATIFKGHSRGQVGEADVVVKSTAIARDNPELQEAMELGVPIIPRAEMLAELMRLKAGVAVAGTHGKTTTTSLLAGIFEEAGLDPTVIIGGRLNAYGSNARLGEGEYLIAEADESDGSFLCLFPLITVVTNVDADHLDHYPNLDAIDAAFVQFMNQIPFYGRNVVCGDDPGVQRLLGRVKRPVLAYGFGLHNRLRAEVLECSDVSRFRVLLDGKEVGEVRLNQPGRHNVLNALGAIGVALEAGIPLATAFAGLEHFRGVGRRFERKGEKNGVTVIDDYGHHPAEIRATLETAASCFPGRRLVLAFQPHRFSRTQALFGDFCKVFSTVDKLLLTEIYPASEAPIPGVSGQSLAQGIRQISNTDVTYCPDFAAVLAALPDVLQPGDVFMTMGAGNIWTVGRDWLES; this comes from the coding sequence ATGCGCACCCGCGTGCGCCGCATGCACATGCTGGGCATCGGTGGCGCGGGCATGAGCGGCATCGCCGAGGTGCTGCTGAATCTGGGGTATACCGTCTCCGGCTCGGACCTGTCCGACGGCCCCGTCATCCAGCGCCTGCGGGAGCTGGGCGCCACCATTTTCAAGGGCCATTCCCGCGGTCAGGTGGGCGAGGCGGACGTGGTGGTCAAATCCACCGCCATCGCCAGGGATAATCCCGAACTGCAGGAAGCCATGGAACTGGGCGTGCCCATCATCCCGCGTGCGGAGATGCTGGCCGAGCTCATGCGCCTGAAGGCCGGCGTGGCCGTGGCCGGCACCCACGGCAAGACCACCACCACCTCCCTGCTGGCCGGCATTTTTGAAGAAGCCGGGCTCGATCCCACGGTGATCATCGGCGGCCGCCTGAATGCCTACGGCTCCAATGCCCGCCTTGGCGAAGGGGAATACCTCATCGCCGAGGCCGACGAGAGCGACGGTTCTTTTTTGTGCCTGTTCCCGCTCATTACCGTGGTCACCAATGTTGACGCAGACCACTTGGATCATTACCCCAATTTGGACGCCATCGACGCGGCCTTTGTCCAGTTTATGAACCAGATACCCTTCTACGGCCGCAACGTGGTGTGTGGGGACGATCCTGGCGTGCAGCGGCTCCTGGGCCGGGTCAAGCGGCCGGTGCTGGCATACGGCTTTGGCCTGCACAACCGCCTGCGGGCGGAGGTGCTGGAATGCTCGGATGTCTCTCGCTTCCGCGTGCTGCTGGATGGCAAGGAAGTGGGCGAGGTGCGGCTTAACCAGCCGGGCCGGCACAACGTGCTCAACGCCCTGGGCGCCATCGGCGTGGCCCTGGAGGCAGGCATTCCCCTGGCCACGGCCTTTGCCGGGCTGGAACATTTCCGCGGCGTGGGACGGCGCTTTGAGCGCAAGGGAGAGAAGAACGGCGTGACGGTGATCGACGATTACGGGCACCATCCCGCCGAGATTCGCGCCACCCTGGAGACGGCGGCCAGCTGCTTTCCTGGCCGGCGGCTGGTGCTGGCCTTCCAGCCGCATCGCTTCAGCCGCACCCAGGCCCTGTTTGGTGATTTCTGCAAAGTGTTCTCCACGGTGGACAAACTGCTGCTGACGGAAATCTACCCCGCCTCCGAGGCGCCCATCCCCGGCGTGAGCGGGCAGAGTCTGGCCCAGGGCATCCGGCAGATTTCCAATACGGACGTCACCTACTGTCCGGACTTTGCCGCCGTGCTGGCGGCCCTGCCGGATGTGCTCCAACCCGGGGACGTCTTCATGACCATGGGCGCGGGCAACATCTGGACTGTGGGCAGGGATTGGCTGGAATCGTGA
- a CDS encoding UDP-N-acetylmuramoyl-tripeptide--D-alanyl-D-alanine ligase has product MRMTLRQIAAAMQAALPVCEAEGRTPAAISTDSRTAAAGTLFFCIPGERFDGHDFLADVAAKGALAAVVERDIPNAPLPLLRVEAVVPALGRLALAHRCQYRGKVVGVTGSAGKTTVKELLAHLLEGLGPVAKNHKNLNNHIGLPSSMLAATGEEAFWIMETGVNFVGDMDSLAAMLEPDLVVAVNAGAAHLEGLHDVPTVAREKCKLVRALREGGVAVANADSPELRQAIAETGRPAVWFSTESATAACRCEFVSLTETGGRFVLSLHGETVEVDTAFAAPFLAQSLAAAAAAAHALGAPLDLIAERLTTAGLPEQRFHVQRAGRWILIDDSYNANPLSMTAALDAARAMAGQGALVLVLGEMRELGEVARAAHEALGAQAAGLAPAAVFWTGGQREAVAAGLARAGETDSLRELAAPEAFVHSLNELFARQGDDVVVVFKGSRANRLERYVTALRDAAEGAC; this is encoded by the coding sequence ATGCGCATGACCCTGCGCCAGATCGCCGCCGCCATGCAGGCAGCCCTGCCCGTCTGCGAGGCCGAGGGCCGCACGCCTGCCGCCATCTCCACAGACAGCCGCACCGCGGCGGCCGGGACGCTGTTTTTCTGCATCCCGGGCGAGCGCTTCGACGGCCATGATTTCCTTGCGGATGTGGCCGCCAAGGGCGCGTTGGCCGCCGTGGTGGAACGCGACATCCCGAACGCCCCCCTGCCGCTTTTGCGCGTGGAGGCCGTGGTGCCGGCCCTGGGACGGCTGGCCCTGGCCCACCGCTGCCAATATCGCGGCAAGGTGGTGGGCGTCACCGGGTCGGCTGGCAAGACCACGGTCAAGGAGTTGCTGGCCCATCTGCTGGAAGGCCTGGGGCCGGTGGCCAAGAATCACAAGAATCTCAACAACCACATCGGGCTGCCCAGCTCCATGCTGGCCGCCACGGGCGAGGAAGCCTTCTGGATCATGGAAACCGGTGTCAATTTTGTGGGGGACATGGATTCCCTGGCCGCCATGCTGGAACCGGATCTGGTGGTGGCCGTGAACGCCGGGGCGGCGCATCTGGAAGGCCTGCACGACGTGCCCACCGTGGCCCGGGAAAAGTGCAAGCTCGTCCGCGCCCTGCGTGAGGGCGGCGTGGCCGTGGCCAATGCGGATTCCCCGGAGTTGCGCCAGGCCATCGCCGAAACCGGTCGCCCGGCCGTGTGGTTCAGCACGGAATCCGCCACCGCGGCGTGTCGTTGCGAATTCGTCAGCCTCACCGAAACCGGCGGGCGCTTTGTCCTGTCCCTGCACGGGGAAACCGTGGAGGTGGACACCGCCTTTGCCGCGCCGTTCCTGGCGCAGAGTCTGGCTGCCGCGGCAGCCGCCGCTCATGCGCTGGGCGCACCGCTCGACCTGATCGCCGAACGGCTGACCACGGCCGGGCTGCCGGAGCAGCGTTTCCATGTGCAGCGGGCCGGCCGGTGGATCCTTATTGATGATTCCTACAACGCCAATCCCCTGTCCATGACCGCGGCGCTGGACGCTGCCCGGGCCATGGCGGGGCAGGGCGCGCTGGTGTTGGTGCTGGGCGAGATGCGCGAACTGGGCGAGGTCGCCCGGGCTGCGCACGAGGCCCTTGGCGCACAGGCGGCCGGACTGGCTCCGGCGGCCGTGTTCTGGACGGGTGGACAGCGTGAGGCCGTGGCTGCAGGCCTGGCCCGGGCCGGCGAGACCGATTCCCTGCGGGAACTCGCCGCTCCCGAAGCATTTGTGCATTCCCTCAACGAATTGTTTGCACGGCAAGGAGACGACGTGGTGGTGGTGTTCAAAGGGTCGCGCGCCAACAGACTGGAGCGCTATGTGACGGCACTGCGCGACGCAGCGGAAGGAGCCTGCTGA
- the murD gene encoding UDP-N-acetylmuramoyl-L-alanine--D-glutamate ligase, producing MNASIPQLFAETRAAVVGLGRSGVAAARLLLAAGARVRLIDQQDARCREVATMLEQGLDDVAGRVEIAAGPHHAGQFDGMDVAIMSPGVAVAKIRPFLPQANPPQVLAEMELASRFVQAPILAVTGTSGKTTTVTLAARMLEAAGKKVFLGGNIGTPLAEFVLSGETADVLVLEISSFQLQTCTTFHPRVGVFLNLAPNHLDYHADMEEYLQAKCMLFAQQTAADVAVVHASLRPLIEARGGLHASVRWFDEQAELSAGALLGAHNRANVQAAYLATSCFGVSKAQAQAAVDAFAPLPHRIQPVAEVKGVLFVNDSKATTPDAMAAAIRSMDRPVRLLAGGVFKGGDLTELTPLIREKVRQVALFGANRDVFEQAWQGVAPLSWDDTLEQAARRLFAEAQPGEAILLSPATASFDRYSSYTERGKDFMRVAALLEEEQA from the coding sequence ATGAATGCGTCCATTCCCCAATTGTTTGCCGAGACCCGAGCCGCCGTGGTGGGCCTGGGACGTTCCGGCGTGGCCGCAGCCCGGCTGCTGCTGGCTGCCGGGGCGCGCGTGCGGCTCATCGATCAGCAGGACGCCCGCTGCCGTGAGGTGGCGACCATGCTGGAACAGGGACTGGACGACGTGGCCGGACGGGTGGAGATCGCCGCCGGGCCGCACCATGCCGGGCAGTTTGACGGGATGGATGTGGCCATCATGAGCCCGGGCGTGGCCGTGGCCAAGATCCGGCCCTTCCTGCCGCAGGCAAACCCGCCACAGGTGCTGGCGGAAATGGAGCTGGCCTCCCGCTTCGTGCAGGCGCCCATCCTGGCCGTGACCGGCACCTCGGGCAAGACCACCACCGTGACCCTGGCCGCCAGAATGCTGGAAGCCGCCGGAAAAAAAGTCTTTCTGGGTGGAAATATCGGCACGCCCCTGGCCGAGTTCGTGCTTTCGGGCGAGACGGCAGACGTGCTGGTGCTGGAGATCTCCAGCTTTCAGCTGCAAACCTGCACCACCTTCCATCCCCGGGTGGGCGTGTTCCTGAATCTGGCGCCCAACCACCTTGATTATCACGCGGATATGGAAGAATACCTGCAGGCCAAGTGCATGCTGTTCGCGCAGCAGACCGCGGCGGATGTGGCCGTGGTGCACGCCTCCCTGCGGCCGCTCATTGAGGCGAGGGGCGGTCTGCACGCGTCGGTGCGCTGGTTCGATGAGCAGGCCGAGCTTTCTGCCGGGGCGCTCCTGGGCGCGCACAACCGGGCCAACGTGCAGGCCGCGTATCTGGCGACCTCATGCTTCGGCGTGAGCAAGGCCCAGGCCCAGGCCGCAGTGGACGCCTTTGCCCCCCTGCCGCACCGCATCCAGCCCGTGGCCGAGGTCAAGGGTGTGCTCTTTGTCAACGATTCCAAGGCCACCACGCCGGACGCCATGGCCGCGGCCATCCGCAGCATGGACCGGCCGGTGCGGCTGCTGGCCGGGGGCGTGTTCAAGGGTGGGGATCTGACGGAACTGACCCCGCTGATCCGGGAAAAAGTCAGACAGGTGGCGCTGTTCGGGGCCAATCGGGACGTGTTCGAACAGGCCTGGCAGGGCGTGGCGCCCCTGAGCTGGGACGATACCCTGGAACAGGCCGCCCGACGCCTGTTCGCCGAGGCCCAGCCCGGCGAGGCCATTCTGCTTTCTCCGGCCACCGCCAGCTTTGACCGCTATTCGAGCTACACCGAGCGCGGCAAGGACTTCATGCGCGTGGCCGCGCTCCTGGAGGAGGAACAGGCATGA
- the ftsA gene encoding cell division protein FtsA, protein MSKSDLIVGLDIGTTKICAVVGEATPEGVDIVGIGTSPSTGLRKGVVVNIEQTVQSIKKALEEAELMAGCEIRSVYAGIAGSHIKGFNSHGVIAVKGGEVGEKDVERAIDAAKAVAIPLDREVIHILPQEYIVDDQRGIADPQGMSGVRLEVRVHIVTGAVTSAQNIVRSCHRSGLDVADIVLESLASSKSVLTAEEREIGVALVDLGGGTTDIAVFANESIKHTGVLALGGTNMTNDIAFGLRTPMAAAEKIKLRYGCALADLVKKDETIDVMSVGGRESRRLSRRVLAEICEPRMEEILSLVDQELIRSGYKNMIGAGVVLTGGTALIEGCQELGEQIFNLPTRLGYPQHVGGLRDVVNSPMYATAVGLLMYGAEKEGLEHKFRIRDANVFNRILGRMKKWFSDIS, encoded by the coding sequence ATGTCCAAGTCCGATCTGATCGTAGGTCTCGACATCGGCACCACCAAGATTTGCGCTGTGGTGGGCGAGGCCACGCCCGAGGGCGTGGATATCGTCGGTATCGGCACCAGCCCCTCCACAGGGCTGCGCAAGGGCGTGGTGGTGAACATCGAGCAGACCGTCCAGTCCATCAAGAAGGCGCTGGAAGAGGCGGAGCTCATGGCCGGCTGCGAGATCAGGTCGGTCTATGCTGGCATCGCCGGCAGCCATATCAAGGGATTCAACAGCCATGGCGTCATTGCCGTCAAGGGCGGCGAGGTGGGCGAGAAGGATGTGGAGCGGGCCATCGACGCCGCCAAGGCCGTGGCGATTCCCCTGGACCGCGAAGTCATCCACATCCTGCCGCAGGAATATATTGTGGACGACCAGCGCGGCATCGCCGATCCGCAAGGCATGAGCGGCGTGCGGCTGGAGGTGCGGGTGCACATCGTCACCGGCGCCGTGACCAGCGCGCAAAATATTGTTCGCAGTTGCCATCGATCAGGGCTTGACGTGGCGGACATTGTGTTGGAATCACTTGCGTCTTCCAAGTCTGTTTTGACGGCGGAAGAACGCGAGATCGGCGTGGCCCTGGTGGACCTCGGCGGCGGCACGACGGACATTGCCGTCTTTGCCAACGAATCCATCAAACATACCGGCGTGTTGGCCCTTGGTGGCACCAACATGACCAACGACATCGCCTTTGGCTTGCGCACGCCCATGGCTGCGGCGGAGAAGATCAAACTTCGCTATGGTTGCGCCCTGGCAGACCTGGTGAAGAAGGATGAAACCATTGACGTCATGAGCGTTGGCGGGCGAGAGTCCCGACGGCTCTCCCGTCGGGTGCTGGCCGAGATTTGCGAGCCGCGGATGGAAGAGATCCTCTCCCTGGTGGATCAGGAACTCATCCGCTCCGGCTACAAGAACATGATCGGCGCGGGCGTGGTGCTCACTGGCGGCACGGCACTCATCGAGGGCTGTCAGGAGCTGGGCGAACAGATTTTTAACCTGCCCACCCGGCTGGGATACCCCCAGCACGTGGGCGGGCTCAGAGACGTTGTGAACAGCCCCATGTACGCCACGGCGGTGGGGCTCTTGATGTACGGCGCGGAGAAAGAGGGGTTGGAACACAAGTTCCGCATCCGCGACGCAAACGTCTTCAACCGCATTCTGGGGCGGATGAAGAAGTGGTTTTCGGATATCTCATAA